One Vespa crabro chromosome 4, iyVesCrab1.2, whole genome shotgun sequence DNA segment encodes these proteins:
- the LOC124423648 gene encoding condensin-2 complex subunit D3-like isoform X3, translated as MIVMEFLQIFDNFKLDDLNDKWVNTVWDSQFLTYEEPPQDDYFLFIESEDMDLLLQDTCEVVKDWLAEIQTSEECNNKEANVSWDVLVSLNINVHALLSVLYYIIKSGQRDEANKTSKQTCLSATSLYFMLLAIPGSHAFNIFHPNLYKKAIESLKLCKLLIPIITKGNKTVNLEYMDINEDQSSDHVTSLSEKVLLIEGLKSILCNFITMIKLFSFRTYSHSLDITISILLEVTDVDQFEYQRTRSKLFCNAYTALFKLCDNKHGPIKATIMMIAKYIHPRFLFNHNDQQIKFMANMHELTIDFLRKLLDSYEKEAKIAIMTLIQYIMIKCPERQEARQKQATVLLKLITICKEDIIIHIINDIISLSHHTKVSCRLFAQEMIGKLLMESNLNNHGLIEFSQWKKIKKALIATTLSRCLDSSNMVRGRAMATIAEFTDTQNNIIEMLVEDTSEVSCSNETLPLFDELRTILIRDVNLMPRLNTVLVMLIDRVEDERALVRRSALQILKNLTIKFPILTCQVAPIVGRRCRDPVMTVRRFAIHMLSVILEYFPSDSQILNEWVETVLPQIFDTEIKVQEKALESFQDLLISKITNHSNYTDNAKNSLPWRIVGKLIDMKMTKHLSRACKIWIKNNLINNSLITDIQSHIGSENDTSAWVLLTAISESMKLPNLDKHIGDYKDLIQKNNYHSNLILQILRNSWSSLNKNEMKDLYEYLYQCLCDFKIHFGLISICLDIIGGIIKQLYPIDNNRLVQSNTMKLMEISEVKIQKMLKTNNKTMIDTSNYIKAMSTLGHVAFSCTNKLSSSTLRILEGLLLESELLPDSIKEVKELQAFAVVVLGQHAIRDHEIAQEVIPILGRLLRMDINHNSSTEIAIKVNAAKALADLCIRFTTLVEPYLSDMCICMKDRSSIVREAVVVIFIQLLLEDFIKVKGPFFFHILTMLFDPDKMIRELTIFLIEERLLKKNKVLISQKFLESIYHYNDYQFKHKLCDRKMRKEEKEILTFPGNKNHDNRAIIYNFMIEHLDPPEKIKLLVKLTTQVLGRVSNGTINVTSQKGACVLKDTLYILNNERLQPFLSSNKHPINTQDQEDFMNPSDVSTTNAITVIIEGMKRHGLEILLPTLLKVKEKLEILKSPLKHDVMRFVFRMYTIYSKEHLANLLNEYPQLEKELDQYKRNVDKDANTETDDVEIQDNLASLKNGTENLKTNVQLSICTRIPKVILHRISPTSFKKRNMY; from the exons ATGATAG TGATGGAGTTTCTACAAATTTTTGACAATTTTAAATTGGACGATCTGAACGATAAGTGGGTAAATACTGTGTGGGATTCACAATTTCTAACCTACGAGGAACCACCTCAagatgattattttcttttcattgaaaGCGAGGATATGGACTTATTATTACAAGACACTTGTGAAGTCGTCAAAGATTGGCTTGCTGAAATTCAAACTTCAGAAGaatgcaataataaagaagcaAATGTTTCTTGGGATGTATTAGTAAGTTTGAATATAAATGTGCATGCTTTGTTATCGGttttatactatataataaaatctggTCAACGTGATGAAGCTAACAAAACAAGTAAGCAAACTTGTTTAAGCGCAAcaagtttatattttatgttattgGCTATACCTGGAAGTCAtgcttttaatatatttcatccaaacttatataaaaaagcAATTGAATCTTTGAAATTATGCAAACTCTTAATTCCAATAATTACAAAGGGAAATAAAACTGTAAATTTAGAATATATGGATATTAATGAAGATCAATCGAGCGATCATGTTACTTCACTTTCAGAAAAGGTTTTATTGATTGAAGGTCTTAAAAGTATTTTGTGTAATTTCATCACAATGAtaaagttattttcttttagaacTTATTCACATTCATTAGATATTACTATCTCTATATTACTTGAAGTTACTGATGTCGATCAGTTTGAATATCAAAGAACAAGatctaaattattttgtaatgcTTATACAGCTCTATTTAAATTATGTGATAATAAACACGGACCTATCAAAGCAACTATTATGATGATAGCAAAATACATACatcctcgttttctttttaatcataatgatCAACAAATAAAGTTTATGGCAAATATGCATGAATTAACAATagattttttaagaaaattattagattcttatgaaaaagaagcaaagattgctataatgacattaattcaatatattatgattaaatgTCCAGAACGGCAAGAGGCTCGTCAGAAGCAAGCTACagtattattaaaactaattACAATATGCAAAGAAGAtatcattatacatattattaatgatataatatccCTTTCGCATCATACAAAAGTATCCTGTAGGCTATTTGCTCAAGAGATGATTGGAAAACTTTTAATGGaatctaatttaaataatcacggtttaatagaattttctcagtggaagaagataaaaaaagcatTAATTGCTACAACATTGAGTAGATGTCTGGATTCTTCTAATATGGTAAGAGGTAGAGCTATGGCAACAATTGCAGAATTTACAGATAcacaaaataatatcattgaaatgcTCGTAGAAGATACATCTGAAGTATCGTGCTCTAATGAGACACTTCCTTTATTCGATgaattaagaacaatattaataagagatGTTAATCTGATGCCAAGATTAAATACAGTACTCGTTATGTTAATAGACCGAGTAGAAGATGAAAGAGCATTAGTAAGACGAAGTGCATTAcagattttaaaaaatttgactATTAAATTTCCCATACTGACATGTCAAGTTGCTCCTATAGTTGGTCGTCGTTGCAGAGACCCTGTAATGACAGTACGTCGTTTTGCAATACACATGTTATCTGttattttagaatattttccTAGTGATTCACAAATCCTTAATGAATGGGTAGAAACAGTATTACCACAAATATTTGATACTGAAATTAAAGTACAAGAAAAAGCACTAGAATCCTTCCAAGACTTACTAATAAGTAAGATAACAAATCATTCCAATTATACTGATAATGCAAAAAACAGTTTACCATGGAGAATCGTGGGTAAATTAATTGACATGAAAATGACGAAACATTTATCAAGAGCTTGTAAAATatggattaaaaataatctcatAAACAACTCTTTAATCACAGATATACAATCACATATTGGATCAGAGAATGATACATCTGCATGGGTTCTTTTAACGGCAATATCTGAAAGCATGAAATTACCAAATTTGGATAAACATATTGGCGATTATAAAGAtcttatacaaaaaaataactatcattcaaatttaattttacaaatattgaGAAATTCTTGGTCgtctttaaataaaaatgagatgaAGGATTTGTATGAATATCTTTATCAATGCCTTTGTGATTTCAAAATTCATTTTGGTTTAATTAGTATTTGTCTTGATATCATTGGtggaataataaaacaattatatcctattgataataatcgttTAGTGCAATCTAACACAAtgaaattaatggaaatatcagaagtaaaaatacaaaaaatgcTTAAAACTAACAATAAAACGATGATAGATACgtcaaattatataaaagctATGTCTACGTTAGGACATGTTGCATTTTCATGTACTAATAAGCTTTCATCATCTACTTTACGTATTTTGGAAGGCTTATTACTTGAATCGGAATTATTACCAGATTCAATAAAGGAAGTCAAAGAATTACAAGCTTTTGCTGTGGTTGTGCTTGGACAACATGCAATAAGAGATCATGAGATAGCACAAGAGGTAATACCAATTTTAGGTAGACTCTTGCGTATGGATATAAATCACAATTCAAGCACAGAGATAGCTATTAAGGTGAATGCTGCTAAAGCTTTAGCAGATCTCTGTATTAGGTTCACTACATTAGTTGAACCTTATTTATCAGACATGTGTATTTGTATGAAAGATCGTAGTTCTATAGTAAGAGAAGCTGttgttgtaatatttatacagtTATTGTTAGaagattttataaaagtaaaaggacCATTCTTTTTCCATATATTAACAATGCTATTTGATCCAGATAAAATGATACGGGAGTtaactatttttttaatcgaagaaagacttttaaaaaagaataaagtacTGATATCACAAAAGTTTTTGGAAAgcatatatcattataatgattatcaaTTCAAGCACAAATTATGTGATCGTAAAAtgcgaaaggaagaaaaagaaatcttaacATTTCCAGGAAATAAGAATCATGATAATAGagcaattatttataattttatgatagaACATTTAGATCCtcctgaaaaaataaaattacttgtAAAATTAACTACGCAAGTACTTGGTAGAGTTTCTAATGGTACAATTAATGTTACAAGTCAAAAAGGTGCATGTGTTCTAAaagatacattatatatacttaataatgAACGTTTACAACCATTTCTATCTTCTAATAAACATCCTATAAATACTCAAGATCAAGAAGACTTTATGAATCCATCAGATGTATCAACTACTAATGCAATAACTGTAATTATAGAAGGAATGAAAAGGCATGGTTTAGAGATATTATTGCCAACGTTactaaaagtaaaagagaaattggAAATTTTAAAATCACCTTTAAAACATGATGTAATGAGATTTGTTTTTAGAATGTATACAATTTACAGCAAAGAACATCTTGCAAATTTGTTAAATGAATATCCACAATTGGAGAAAGAACTTGATCAATACAAAAG AAATGTTGATAAAGATGCAAACACAGAGACTGATGATGTTGAAATACAAGATAATTTGGCATCACTTAAGAATGGCACAGAGAATCTTAAAACAAATGTACAACTTTCTATCTGTACTCGTATACCTAAAGTTATTTTACATCGTATTTCACCAACGTCCTTTAAAAAAAg gaaTATGTACTAA
- the LOC124423648 gene encoding condensin-2 complex subunit D3-like isoform X1 has protein sequence MIVMEFLQIFDNFKLDDLNDKWVNTVWDSQFLTYEEPPQDDYFLFIESEDMDLLLQDTCEVVKDWLAEIQTSEECNNKEANVSWDVLVSLNINVHALLSVLYYIIKSGQRDEANKTSKQTCLSATSLYFMLLAIPGSHAFNIFHPNLYKKAIESLKLCKLLIPIITKGNKTVNLEYMDINEDQSSDHVTSLSEKVLLIEGLKSILCNFITMIKLFSFRTYSHSLDITISILLEVTDVDQFEYQRTRSKLFCNAYTALFKLCDNKHGPIKATIMMIAKYIHPRFLFNHNDQQIKFMANMHELTIDFLRKLLDSYEKEAKIAIMTLIQYIMIKCPERQEARQKQATVLLKLITICKEDIIIHIINDIISLSHHTKVSCRLFAQEMIGKLLMESNLNNHGLIEFSQWKKIKKALIATTLSRCLDSSNMVRGRAMATIAEFTDTQNNIIEMLVEDTSEVSCSNETLPLFDELRTILIRDVNLMPRLNTVLVMLIDRVEDERALVRRSALQILKNLTIKFPILTCQVAPIVGRRCRDPVMTVRRFAIHMLSVILEYFPSDSQILNEWVETVLPQIFDTEIKVQEKALESFQDLLISKITNHSNYTDNAKNSLPWRIVGKLIDMKMTKHLSRACKIWIKNNLINNSLITDIQSHIGSENDTSAWVLLTAISESMKLPNLDKHIGDYKDLIQKNNYHSNLILQILRNSWSSLNKNEMKDLYEYLYQCLCDFKIHFGLISICLDIIGGIIKQLYPIDNNRLVQSNTMKLMEISEVKIQKMLKTNNKTMIDTSNYIKAMSTLGHVAFSCTNKLSSSTLRILEGLLLESELLPDSIKEVKELQAFAVVVLGQHAIRDHEIAQEVIPILGRLLRMDINHNSSTEIAIKVNAAKALADLCIRFTTLVEPYLSDMCICMKDRSSIVREAVVVIFIQLLLEDFIKVKGPFFFHILTMLFDPDKMIRELTIFLIEERLLKKNKVLISQKFLESIYHYNDYQFKHKLCDRKMRKEEKEILTFPGNKNHDNRAIIYNFMIEHLDPPEKIKLLVKLTTQVLGRVSNGTINVTSQKGACVLKDTLYILNNERLQPFLSSNKHPINTQDQEDFMNPSDVSTTNAITVIIEGMKRHGLEILLPTLLKVKEKLEILKSPLKHDVMRFVFRMYTIYSKEHLANLLNEYPQLEKELDQYKRNVDKDANTETDDVEIQDNLASLKNGTENLKTNVQLSICTRIPKVILHRISPTSFKKRYSKILSSNLINNLQSEISSSDNRPNLISTKLSDSCIFRQESNPSTSTPKLSDRSYGYKRDYILPIKCNKRSSHSQEMTLNHKVIKSSTVQIESDSE, from the exons ATGATAG TGATGGAGTTTCTACAAATTTTTGACAATTTTAAATTGGACGATCTGAACGATAAGTGGGTAAATACTGTGTGGGATTCACAATTTCTAACCTACGAGGAACCACCTCAagatgattattttcttttcattgaaaGCGAGGATATGGACTTATTATTACAAGACACTTGTGAAGTCGTCAAAGATTGGCTTGCTGAAATTCAAACTTCAGAAGaatgcaataataaagaagcaAATGTTTCTTGGGATGTATTAGTAAGTTTGAATATAAATGTGCATGCTTTGTTATCGGttttatactatataataaaatctggTCAACGTGATGAAGCTAACAAAACAAGTAAGCAAACTTGTTTAAGCGCAAcaagtttatattttatgttattgGCTATACCTGGAAGTCAtgcttttaatatatttcatccaaacttatataaaaaagcAATTGAATCTTTGAAATTATGCAAACTCTTAATTCCAATAATTACAAAGGGAAATAAAACTGTAAATTTAGAATATATGGATATTAATGAAGATCAATCGAGCGATCATGTTACTTCACTTTCAGAAAAGGTTTTATTGATTGAAGGTCTTAAAAGTATTTTGTGTAATTTCATCACAATGAtaaagttattttcttttagaacTTATTCACATTCATTAGATATTACTATCTCTATATTACTTGAAGTTACTGATGTCGATCAGTTTGAATATCAAAGAACAAGatctaaattattttgtaatgcTTATACAGCTCTATTTAAATTATGTGATAATAAACACGGACCTATCAAAGCAACTATTATGATGATAGCAAAATACATACatcctcgttttctttttaatcataatgatCAACAAATAAAGTTTATGGCAAATATGCATGAATTAACAATagattttttaagaaaattattagattcttatgaaaaagaagcaaagattgctataatgacattaattcaatatattatgattaaatgTCCAGAACGGCAAGAGGCTCGTCAGAAGCAAGCTACagtattattaaaactaattACAATATGCAAAGAAGAtatcattatacatattattaatgatataatatccCTTTCGCATCATACAAAAGTATCCTGTAGGCTATTTGCTCAAGAGATGATTGGAAAACTTTTAATGGaatctaatttaaataatcacggtttaatagaattttctcagtggaagaagataaaaaaagcatTAATTGCTACAACATTGAGTAGATGTCTGGATTCTTCTAATATGGTAAGAGGTAGAGCTATGGCAACAATTGCAGAATTTACAGATAcacaaaataatatcattgaaatgcTCGTAGAAGATACATCTGAAGTATCGTGCTCTAATGAGACACTTCCTTTATTCGATgaattaagaacaatattaataagagatGTTAATCTGATGCCAAGATTAAATACAGTACTCGTTATGTTAATAGACCGAGTAGAAGATGAAAGAGCATTAGTAAGACGAAGTGCATTAcagattttaaaaaatttgactATTAAATTTCCCATACTGACATGTCAAGTTGCTCCTATAGTTGGTCGTCGTTGCAGAGACCCTGTAATGACAGTACGTCGTTTTGCAATACACATGTTATCTGttattttagaatattttccTAGTGATTCACAAATCCTTAATGAATGGGTAGAAACAGTATTACCACAAATATTTGATACTGAAATTAAAGTACAAGAAAAAGCACTAGAATCCTTCCAAGACTTACTAATAAGTAAGATAACAAATCATTCCAATTATACTGATAATGCAAAAAACAGTTTACCATGGAGAATCGTGGGTAAATTAATTGACATGAAAATGACGAAACATTTATCAAGAGCTTGTAAAATatggattaaaaataatctcatAAACAACTCTTTAATCACAGATATACAATCACATATTGGATCAGAGAATGATACATCTGCATGGGTTCTTTTAACGGCAATATCTGAAAGCATGAAATTACCAAATTTGGATAAACATATTGGCGATTATAAAGAtcttatacaaaaaaataactatcattcaaatttaattttacaaatattgaGAAATTCTTGGTCgtctttaaataaaaatgagatgaAGGATTTGTATGAATATCTTTATCAATGCCTTTGTGATTTCAAAATTCATTTTGGTTTAATTAGTATTTGTCTTGATATCATTGGtggaataataaaacaattatatcctattgataataatcgttTAGTGCAATCTAACACAAtgaaattaatggaaatatcagaagtaaaaatacaaaaaatgcTTAAAACTAACAATAAAACGATGATAGATACgtcaaattatataaaagctATGTCTACGTTAGGACATGTTGCATTTTCATGTACTAATAAGCTTTCATCATCTACTTTACGTATTTTGGAAGGCTTATTACTTGAATCGGAATTATTACCAGATTCAATAAAGGAAGTCAAAGAATTACAAGCTTTTGCTGTGGTTGTGCTTGGACAACATGCAATAAGAGATCATGAGATAGCACAAGAGGTAATACCAATTTTAGGTAGACTCTTGCGTATGGATATAAATCACAATTCAAGCACAGAGATAGCTATTAAGGTGAATGCTGCTAAAGCTTTAGCAGATCTCTGTATTAGGTTCACTACATTAGTTGAACCTTATTTATCAGACATGTGTATTTGTATGAAAGATCGTAGTTCTATAGTAAGAGAAGCTGttgttgtaatatttatacagtTATTGTTAGaagattttataaaagtaaaaggacCATTCTTTTTCCATATATTAACAATGCTATTTGATCCAGATAAAATGATACGGGAGTtaactatttttttaatcgaagaaagacttttaaaaaagaataaagtacTGATATCACAAAAGTTTTTGGAAAgcatatatcattataatgattatcaaTTCAAGCACAAATTATGTGATCGTAAAAtgcgaaaggaagaaaaagaaatcttaacATTTCCAGGAAATAAGAATCATGATAATAGagcaattatttataattttatgatagaACATTTAGATCCtcctgaaaaaataaaattacttgtAAAATTAACTACGCAAGTACTTGGTAGAGTTTCTAATGGTACAATTAATGTTACAAGTCAAAAAGGTGCATGTGTTCTAAaagatacattatatatacttaataatgAACGTTTACAACCATTTCTATCTTCTAATAAACATCCTATAAATACTCAAGATCAAGAAGACTTTATGAATCCATCAGATGTATCAACTACTAATGCAATAACTGTAATTATAGAAGGAATGAAAAGGCATGGTTTAGAGATATTATTGCCAACGTTactaaaagtaaaagagaaattggAAATTTTAAAATCACCTTTAAAACATGATGTAATGAGATTTGTTTTTAGAATGTATACAATTTACAGCAAAGAACATCTTGCAAATTTGTTAAATGAATATCCACAATTGGAGAAAGAACTTGATCAATACAAAAG AAATGTTGATAAAGATGCAAACACAGAGACTGATGATGTTGAAATACAAGATAATTTGGCATCACTTAAGAATGGCACAGAGAATCTTAAAACAAATGTACAACTTTCTATCTGTACTCGTATACCTAAAGTTATTTTACATCGTATTTCACCAACGTCCTTTAAAAAAAggtattcaaaaatattatcttcaaatttaataaataatttacaatctGAGATAAGTTCTTCAGATAATCGGCCTAATTTAATATCTACAAAGTTAAGTGATTCATGTATTTTTAGACAAGAATCTAATCCAAGTACTAGTACACCAAAATTATCTGACAGAAGTTATGGTTATAAACGTGATTATATATTAccaattaaatgtaataaaagatCCTCTCATTCTCAGGAGATGACATTGAATCATAAAGTCATAAAAAGTAGTACAGTGCAAATTGAAAGTGATTCTGAATAG